Proteins from one Sabethes cyaneus chromosome 2, idSabCyanKW18_F2, whole genome shotgun sequence genomic window:
- the LOC128736201 gene encoding uncharacterized protein LOC128736201 — MYTVSKGPSKLVAKTRRGIPQNYEKFELMRDLGKKNGDCDIPSELSVPRPVFQTTKKSSTHYLRAQQQQSTAEHLSPQHEELIKYINDSWNMAVAPNPYDVPGSPDSTSSNISLSSSCSTSSASSTCSNCSTTTLYYNDPPSPVLVDFKPFDLESWWGRRIFNNITKNL, encoded by the exons ATGTATACAGTGTCCAAGGGTCCCAGCAAGTTGGTGGCGAAAACTCGAAGAG GGATACCGCAGAATTATGAAAAGTTTGAGCTGATGCGTGATTTAGGGAAGAAGAATGGTGACTGTGATATACCCAGTGAATTGAG TGTTCCTCGACCGGTATTTCAGACTACGAAGAAATCGTCTACACACTATCTGCGAGCACAGCAACAGCAAAGCACAGCGGAGCATCTGAGTCCTCAGCACGAGGAGCTGATAAAATATATCAATGATT CGTGGAATATGGCGGTAGCACCAAATCCCTACGACGTGCCGGGATCGCCGGATAGCACAA GCTCCAACATCTCCCTCTCATCGTCCTGCAGTACCAGTTCGGCGTCGTCCACCTGTTCGAACTGCAGCACAACCACCCTGTACTACAATGATCCCCCCAGCCCGGTGCTGGTGGATTTCAAACCATTCGATCTGGAGTCGTGGTGGGGGAGGAGAATATTCAACAATATTACCAAAAACCTGTGA
- the LOC128737415 gene encoding gonadal protein gdl — translation MEDQADKETTDIEESFSQDSLADDGEKNDNAVPTEDPYQSQEFLQRKLYFLLEHLKKMHATLPEQYQIRVSFELLAGLANSLLNDTIFEIVKGLMEIQHVTEKHLMQVREKVENDHQLEIKQWESKIQDPEELEHIIALMKIKHTKNMKETDMKLVLHLDQKVKDQQSTLEKAGVPGFYVTENPKEIKIQMYLLDFILRLSRMKCEPSK, via the exons ATGGAAGATCAGGCGGATAAGGAAACTACTGATATCGAAGAATCGTTTTCACAAGATTCGCTAGCCGACGACGGCGAAAAAAACGATAATGCCGTTCCTACAGAAGATCCTTATCAAAGCCAGGAATTTCTTCAGCGCAAGTTATACTTCCTActtgaacatttgaaaaagaTGCATGCGACATTACCTGA GCAATATCAGATAAGAGTCTCGTTTGAATTATTGGCGGGGCTGGCAAACTCTTTACTCAACGATACGATTTTTGAAATCGTTAAAGGATTAATggaaatacaacatgtgactgAAAAGCATCTGATGCAAGTTCGGGAGAAAGTGGAAAATGATCATCAAT TGGAAATCAAACAATGGGAATCCAAAATTCAAGACCCGGAAGAACTAGAGCACATTATAGccttaatgaaaattaaacacACCAAAAACATGAAGGAAACAGACATGAAATTGGTACTGCATCTCGATCAGAAAGTCAAAGATCAGCAATCAACACTGGAGAAAGCCGGTGTACCCGGCTTTTACGTTACGGAAAATCCGAAggaaatcaaaattcaaatgtaCCTGCTCGACTTTATCCTGCGGTTGAGTCGAATGAAGTGCGAACCGAGCAAATAG
- the LOC128737724 gene encoding peptide methionine sulfoxide reductase-like yields MAQPLHHVDRAFEKATFGMGCYWGADSLFGVKHGVLRTCVGYAAGTTEAPKSKQLGDHVEVIEIQYDPTEITYSELLEMFWKNHEYRSSARLKREYMTLIMYHNEDQRRLAEASKAKQQTEEGNELIATEIVPEGPLYPAESRNQKYRLQGHVDLVEELRLTPELLKTSHVAARLNGYLAGLGGLKQFQQESDKLGLSEKQVQYVRNFLIQNEGAGLSC; encoded by the exons ATG GCACAACCGTTGCATCATGTGGATAGAGCCTTTGAAAAGGCAACTTTCGGTATGGGTTGTTACTGGGGGGCCGATTCTCTATTTGGAGTTAAACATGGAGTGTTGCGAACCTGCGTCGGTTATGCCGCAGGAACCACTGAGGCTCCGAAAAGCAAACAATT aggCGATCATGTTGAAGTGATTGAGATTCAGTACGATCCCACCGAGATTACTTATTCGGAGTTGCTGGAGATGTTCTGGAAGAATCATGAGTACCGATCTTCTGCTCGACTGAAACGAGAGTACATGACTCTGATAATGTATCACAATGAGGATCAACGTCGACTGGCAGAAGCCAGTAAGGCCAAGCAGCAAACAGAAGAAGGAAATGAGCTGATCGCAACGGAGATCGTTCCGGAAGGTCCACTGTACCCAGCAGAAAGTCGCAATCAAAAGTATCGTTTGCAAGGTCACGTTGATTTGGTTGAAGAACTCAGATTAACACCGGAACTATTGAAGACATCGCACGTAGCAGCTCGACTCAACGGTTATCTAGCTGGACTTGGAGGATTGAAACAGTTTCAACAGGAATCAGATAAATTGGGACTGTCGGAAAAACAAGTTCAATATGTTAGAAACTTTCTGATCCAAAATGAAGGAGCAGGTCTGTCGTGCTAA